A single window of Amyelois transitella isolate CPQ chromosome 17, ilAmyTran1.1, whole genome shotgun sequence DNA harbors:
- the LOC106134780 gene encoding activating signal cointegrator 1 complex subunit 2, which yields MSNEEFVNPESLPVEKLVLSVRNAGVIQQIKALDPYWVDKRELMLYESPPTGNALVLGAISAWRTKMKIYLEDLKWMLSLEHHKFWSTVLYHPQCMDTLVSFLQEAIPPYLPPHDSKDVQKLYEEIRRLVLIVFSRLVTNKESKTRWMSKDHMSTLLYNNFIFTIPIIWDICLTYAVDNSRHVSRLVDSIFMIQPKYESDAVAAVAFVNEAFKYIILQVNKDYDSEEPPNLPETFNGFGEIRRPSNNKPTDKLTFDILRDLVIHLLDTAMTLRLFLEMYPNGVRIFRKTNFIVSIVQLYEHGVPQLYEKLQELGDQTSVTCTEVESYIDSARAELIDIFRETLAVYKNSILSGEGSIQSHVEEYLSVIMDGLSEKLLIKDYHACYSIHEDLEMLRQAYPDIDTVKTDFILQAIYSNIDEPIPETISTNSEPVPNGHLETIDNPGPSTDNEIPDSIREQSLISEVKDILPHLGDGFILKCLKHYGFKSERVINSILEGNLAEPLKGLDQNMPIIPDDPLDQHFLATGIQRLNVFDGDEFDIMTRDDVALDRMHIGKKKSHYRDLKDMLDDKSTVKELKNKDIYVKYNMVCDETDLYSDEYDDTYDSDGAAPPAPDAEEPRRPVVTPRALQGSHGRRREEESESDEEEEPQPSSSTRSRMDFCANPEEVRARREANMNMRRGKGHRPPPPRNVDVVGKPKGQGQEKEVLANRERKEKHKSSRANHNRRQGASWKRSQGMVPS from the exons atgtcCAATGAAGAATTTGTG AATCCAGAAAGCTTGCCTGTGGAAAAGCTCGTATTATCTGTGAGAAATGCTGGTGTCATTCAGCAAATCAAAGCCTTG gACCCCTACTGGGTGGACAAAAGAGAGTTGATGTTATATGAAAGTCCCCCCACCGGAAATGCATTAGTGCTGGGTGCAATCTCAGCATGGAggacaaaaatgaaaatatatttagaagaCCTGAAATGGATGCTAAGTTTAGAACATCATAA ATTTTGGAGCACTGTTCTTTACCATCCGCAATGCATGGACACATTAGTATCATTCCTGCAGGAAGCCATACCTCCGTACCTACCCCCACATGACAGTAAAGATGTACAGAAACTTTATGAAGAAATAAGAAGGCTAGTTCTTATTGTATTTAGCAGGCTAGTTACGAATAAAGAAAGCAAA ACCAGATGGATGAGCAAAGATCACATGTCCACATTACTATACAACAACTTCATATTCACCATACCGATCATATGGGACATTTGTTTGACATATGCCGTGGACAATAGCCGGCACGTATCGAGATTAGTGGACAGTATATTCATGATACAGCCGAAGTATGAAAGCGATGCGGTAGCCGCTGTGGCGTTTGTTAATGAG gccttcaaatatataatattgcaAGTAAACAAAGACTACGATAGCGAAGAACCTCCGAATTTGCCGGAGACGTTCAACGGTTTCGGAGAAATACGTCGGCCGTCGAACAACAAACCGACAGACAAACTCACATTCGATATACTGAGAGACCTAGTGATACATTTACTGGACACTGCGATGACGCTAAGGCTGTTTCTAGAAATGTATCCGAACGGTGTACGGATATTTAggaaaactaattttatagttag TATAGTCCAATTGTACGAACACGGTGTACCCCAGCTGTATGAGAAACTCCAGGAATTGGGGGACCAGACCAGCGTCACTTGTACCGAAGTGGAGTCTTACATAGACTCGGCACGAGCTGAACTTATCGACATCTTCAGAGAGACTTTAGCGGTCTACAAGAACAGTATACTGAGCGGAGA AGGCAGCATACAATCTCACGTGGAGGAGTACCTCTCAGTGATAATGGACGGGTTGTCTGAGAAGCTCCTTATAAAAGACTATCACGCGTGTTATTCAATACACGAGGATTTGGAGATGTTGCGACAGGCTTACCCTGATAT TGACACAGTAAAAACCGACTTCATCCTCCAAGCGATTTACTCCAACATCGACGAACCAATACCAGAGACAATTTCGACCAATAGCGAGCCAGTGCCCAACGGCCATCTTGAAACCATAGACAACCCGGGCCCGTCCACGGACAACGAAATACCGGACAGTATTCGAGAACAGTCTTTGATCAGCGAAGTGAAGGATATACTCCCACATTTGGGAGATGGGTTCATTTTGAAATGTCTAAAACATTATGGTTTTAAATCAGAGAGGGTTATAAATAGCATTTTGGAGGGAAATTTGGCGGAACCGTTGAAAG gtCTCGACCAGAACATGCCAATAATACCTGATGACCCCCTGGACCAGCACTTCCTTGCCACTGGTATTCAGAGACTGAACGTGTTTGACGGAGACGAGTTTGACATCATGACAAG AGACGACGTGGCCTTGGACAGGATGCATATCGGGAAGAAGAAGAGTCATTACAGGGACCTGAAGGACATGCTGGATGACAAAAGCACTGTCAAGGAGTTGAAGAATAAAGACATATATGTCAAGTACAA CATGGTGTGTGACGAGACAGACTTGTACTCGGACGAGTATGACGACACATACGACTCCGAcggcgccgcgccgcccgcgcccgaCGCGGAGGAGCCCCGGCGCCCTGTCGTCACGCCCCGGGCGCTGCAGGGCTCCCACGGCAGGAGGCGGGAG GAGGAGTCCGAGTCTGATGAAGAGGAAGAACCGCAACCCAGCAGTAGCACCAGGAGCCGTATGGACTTCTGTGCCAACCCAGAGGAGGTGAGGGCGCGGCGGGAAGCCAACATGAACATGAGGAGGGGCAAGGGCCATAGACCACCGCCACCCAG AAACGTCGACGTTGTCGGCAAACCGAAGGGCCAAGGGCAAGAAAAGGAGGTTCTCGCTAATCGGGAACGCAAAGAGAAGCACAAGTCCTCGCGCGCCAACCACAACCGACGACAGGGCGCTTCGTGGAAGCGGAGTCAGGGAATGGTGCCCTCTTAG
- the LOC106134521 gene encoding uncharacterized protein LOC106134521: protein MNKCGTDPKVKKSLVRNFEQKVKPARKQVVHDVTMASSSNNGISPKNAQVEKELSQPTLCSSEALANYLSDVKKSLPPSEENVRVDKGQFSSKITKKLNFHFNDRIYKNLIELNANVEETKSRKSGRRPSSGLSHSKRDLEPNIEDFFEDEKEIDSPPNIPVMKPKYKPVKYIENGDLHKLVASFEDL, encoded by the exons atgaataaatgtgGAACAGACCCTAAAGTTAAGAAGTCCTTAGTGAGGAATTTCGAACAGAAAGTGAAACCGGCACGAAAACAAGTAGTTCATGATGTGACTATGGCCAGCTCATCTAATAATGGAATAAGTCCAAAGAATGCCCAAGTTGAGAAAGAACTGAGTCAACCCACACTTTGTTCTAGCGAAGCCTTAGCTAATTATCTGAGCGATGTCAAGAAATCACTTCCCCCGTCGGAGGAAAACGTTCGTGTTGACAAAGGTCAATTTAGTTCTAAA ataacaaaaaaactgaatttccatttcaatgatcgaatttataaaaacttaattgaattaaatgcAAATGTTGAAGAAACTAAAAGTCGGAAAAGTGGTAGAAGACCTTCAAGTGGACTAAGCCACAGCAAACGAGACCTTGAACCAAACATAGAAGATTTCTTTGaagatgaaaaagaaatagattCACCTCCTAACATTCCTGTCATGAAACCAAAATACAAAcctgtaaaatatattgagaATGGAGACTTGCATAAACTGGTTGCGTCCTTTGAAGATTTATGA